The window CAGCAGCTGTCCATCGCCCGagacagattttttaaaaattataattaggaagagacagacagatgtaAGAGACTGACCGGCATCCTGACGGCAGAAAAATAGAAGAAAGCACATTTCTTTCAGGCAGAGCCCAACTTCTCCCTTTTCCAAAGTGGGCAGCATTCATCCTCCAACAGTCTgattgtttttgtcattttatctcCACAAGTTCGTCTTTACATTCCTTTTGGGAAAGGAAATGTGGGAGTTAAGCATTTTCAGGTAAGCATGAAATGGATATGTGGGATAATGCATTAAGGAGGTCCTTCTCATCTGTTGCCAGCTTCTTTCCACATCGGGGTTCCAAAGGCTGCCACCAGGGTGGGGGTGGTGTTTGGGCTAACTGTTGGGTGGGCAGgggggaagaggaggagggcgTTGCTCAGTGTTTGTGGCTAGGAGTTGAGCCACGGGTGATTGAGGCATTCGCCGGCCGAGGCCCTCTTCTCAGGCACCATCTCCAGCATGGGCAGAAGGAAGTGAGTGAACTGACCGGCGTCTTCGTGCGACCAGCCGTACTTCTCCACCAGCACGTCAAACAGGGACCACGGCTTCAGCTTGGTGATGTGCCGCAGTTCACCTGCAGAAGGCCACACACAGCAGAGTCACTGGCATGGTAGGATGAACTGCAACGTTTGAAAAATGTTGGTcccaacaaattaaaaaaaaaggatttcttGAGGAAAGGAAAAAGACTGGTGGTATATAATGTTGACTTGTTTTCCACAAATGccagaaaaaacatgaaaataagcaaGATCTGGAATCCGTAGCCAAATCCTACTTATTTTCACCATGGTTTTGTTTTAGTACTCAGCAGAGCACAAACTGTGTGTTAATCTGCTAAAACTAACAGATGTGTCTGTGGCATAGttgtttttggcttttttctggGATTTTCTGATCAcgaggaaaaatacaaaacaccaCCAGCCGTATCCTTTAACTCTAGAAGCACCCAGCCATGCAGATATTACAGCTTTAGCTTTGGCCTCTGAGATTTCTGCCTTTTCTCCAGAACAGTGGagttagaaaaaaacaatggTGCCCAAATCAGTGAAATCCTGATAATTCAGCAGCAACATCTCGTTACAAAAACAGTTTAATTTCTGTTCAgaattatttaaagaaaatgcaGCAGAAAAAGTCAACAGCATTGCAAAGTTCTTGCTCATAAGGAATAATCAGAGATTACCGTTGTTGTGAAATTGctctatacaaataaaactgctaTACACCATGTTTGACATTAGTAGGAAAACATGGCAGTCGGAAATAACTTTATTAAGTTAAAGTGAAAAGCatgctttgtggtttttattttaaacatgacGCTATCCGTGTAGTTATTTATGAGTGCTCACTAAGAAACtattgcaatgcaatttaaaaataacattttttgtgGATTACTTGTTTACACTCTAACTCTGCTCcaatcagctgcttgtttatgTTTAAGGCTAACAGGGAAGTTCCAGAAGTGCCGTCTGGTGGACAAATTATGCAATATTAGCACTCATAACATGTCTGAAGGgtgtttctttcatctcttctctactttttaaatgttcatGTATTGAACATTATAAATGTTGTTACCAAGATATCATCAAATAGCCAGTGTTAGCAATATATCGGTCCCTGTCAATATATTGTGATCTCCAAATATCCACTTGCTGTAGGGATTACTGCACAGCTGAATAGCTGTGTACCCGACTAGAAGTGACCAGTTATACATAATTTTCTTTATGCCTTGAAAAGCATTCaatttgatatttaaaatgGTGCAGGAACCTGCtcacataaaacacacaatttTTCAATTATTAAAAAGAAGCTTCTCGTGCATTGTCATGATTCAAGCATCATTAACAGGAAACTGACAACACTTTAATCACTGCCATGTCATTAGACAACCAGTCCTTGTTTAGTGTTAGTGTTATTGTACAAACAGGCTTATCACCTCAGAACAAGACTTGATCAGTTTTCAGACTTTTACCAGAGCCCTGAACTTTTCCAGACATCACCCAGCGGCTGATGCTGTCAGACCAGACATTACATGGTCTTTAACCTGTTAGCTCCCTAGTACaaagagtgtgtgtgcagtCTGATTGAAGCCATATCAGAAAAACGCGGGTAAATGCATGGTGCAATCACAGTGAGCGAGAAGGTGTCGCGGTGAAGTGACTACAGCATTGTCACCCAAGCCAAATTTCTCCTGCTACATGTGAGAAAAGCAGCTGTGAACAATGTTCCCGCCGACATTATTAAGAGTTCATGTGTAAAAAGGCTTTAACATCATTACTGTGCATGCTGCAGGTATCAATACAGCAAACTTTAATCTAACAGTTGAAGATGTTGCtgctgaatatttttaaaatgtaaaccaTCCCCATGTATAAATACTGCTGGAGGCAaatctatatttttttcttttctgggtATTTTGGTGTACCGGTCATATAATCAGATGCCACATTAGGCTGTGATTATGCAGGCTTCAGCCAAACAGTAGCTGATTTCACTAATTACTTtgcctctctctgtgtttgaaggTTTGCTAATCAGTGAGGTGCTGTACCGATGGAGTGAAAACCTGCAGAGTCTTGGcagaaaaatacacaataaCAGAGGCTACAAGAGGGACAGAAATAGCTAAAGACCTGGTGAGGTAacagaaacagaagagaaaaaaaaggacggTGTCTATTATTCAGGAGAGGAGGAAAACAAGTCTGACAGGGAAGCAAGCAAGTGTGAGCGAATGATTAATGATCGGAGCAATCGAGACCGAAGGTCCAGTTCAAACCACGGCTGCCATGGTAACCTCTTTTTCCTCTGCAAGATGGGAGAATGGAAACTGTTTCTCCAGCTTTGTGCAAACATTCAttaggaaatgtgttttttgttagcAGGATAAACCCTTACAGCTGTTATTCTTTCCTATGCAGAGATCGGGCCCGCATTACTACGAAACTTGAGTATAGTTTTTGCAGGTGCTTTTGTCTCCAATCAATATATCAGTGCACATGAAGTAAACAAGTTGGCAAGGCCGTCTGACTGCAACATGCAGTCGAAAGCTTCTTGGCAGACGTGAGAGAGACGGTGCGAGGAAGTCAGACCCGATTAACAGAGCACCCGGAGATAAAAGAGAGAACATTGAGACATCAAGTGCAGGCTCAGACCTCAGATAGAGACAGGATCAAAGGAGAAATATTCAGGTCTCATGACACATTAAGAAGAATATATGAGCAGAAAGGAAAACGAGATGGAGCGAAACTAAAAAGAGAATGAGTGAGAGAGTGCAAGGGTTATCAGCTGTATCAATCACATTCCATGAACTTACCATGCTCACAGGTGAGTAGGGTCAGAGAGGTGCATGACATACTAGAGAGAAGCCTTATGCACTGTCATTGCTACTAGTTTAACTGGCTTTACCTGGTCATAAACCTGTAAACTATTAATCCTAACTTTGATATATAGGAGGCACTgattaaacacatttaactGTTTCTTTTGGAATTTACAAAGGACATAAAATTTATTTGTTGGTAGggatatataataaaaatatgtcaCTGTGTTGTCTGTGCCATGGGGGAAAAAattgaaagaaaggcagatgtgaAATATCAAAGTGTGACATAGATTTTAAATCAGAGGTAATTATAGCAAGCTTACATTTATCAGTCTGGTTAATAATAACTTATAATTTACAGATATTTAGTTAATGTGAATATTCAACAACCGTTCTCCTAGACAGTGATCACCTTCTGTATGAATTCTACTGACTAGCAGAGATCAGAAGTGATTCTTAACAGATATTTTTCCTATTAAATGCACATGTGGAGTTCTCTAGAAGTgcttttaaaatcctttttattttgttattatgttATGGAAATTTAATAGAATCTGGCAGTGTTTAAAATCCATTTATTGcacacatttgtttattttatctgcTTTGAAAATCACttcattttgatgttttattgtCAATTCATTTTAGTTTTCTTGTTTCGAGGGTTCGGGTTTgctcatttcagttttaaatgaatagttttatttatttggagtATTTGCTGGTTCGGGATTTATGAAGTTCAGAACAGGCACCACAACATTGAATGTTAATCTGTCAGTCTTAATAAACAGACAAATCAATGCCTCCTGATGTTTGCTGGGTTGACAAATTTGACCACACTGACAGAGACTAAAGGTAAGGTCATTTCCTGTTTAACTctgttttagtttagttattttaaaaaaaagataatcattttagttttcttttagtTGTTACTTTTTTCACATCTGTTGGTTTAGCTAACTATAACAGCCCAGCTCCTGACACACTACCGCTGTCCCTTTGGCTCACACTACCCTTAACCAGTCATCAACCACGGAGTCGTTTACCTTTCTTGGTGAAAAACTCTCGGCTGTACTTCCCAGCAGCGACCACTTTGCGTGGGACCTTCCCAAGGAGCTCCATGATCAGAGCGATGTGGTCTGCCCACCACCACATACGTCACAGAGGGAACAAGCACGGTTCAGCATTacggcatgcacacacatcaaCACGCACATACACTGGCTGAATGGTACCGACACACACTGATGCCTTGGGGTACACCGCAGACGCGCTTAGAGACCGATTGGTAATGCAGTGAGAAGCTTGTTCTCGATGTTTTAATCATACTTTCAAATCTGATTTTAAAACGGTCTGCCAGTGCATAATTTCTGTCCCTCTCAGACATCCGTGTGTCCCAGTCCCACCAGCTCTCTGGCCAGCGCTACCTCTTCTGTTGAAGAACTCCCGGGAATATTTTCCGGAGAGCGCAAAGTGCCTCGGAATACAGCCCAGCAGCTCTATGATGTGGGCTATGTGGTCTATGGAGGAGAGAGGCAGGTcggaggagggagaggagagagagaaaaagaaaaagaagaggaagggggCAGGAAATGTTGACaaagaaatagaaatagaaaaagagCAAAGCCAAAGACGGTAGAATTAATCAAAAGAAGGGTGAAACACAGTGTAAGAACattgtaaatacaaaaaagggaCAATTACAGGTACAAAACATTGAAAAAAGGAAGTGTGAGGTATAAAAAGACAGGGGGGGGCATAAGGAAGGGataaagagagggaggaaaaagaaaaaaaagagagtcaGACAGTAAAGGAAACAGCGTGTGTTAGTGAGCTGTGCCTCCACAGgtgaagaaatgaaatgaataaagTGACATGTATTTAGATTCAGATCTGAACGAACTGGATTTTCAATCTGGCCTCAGTAGCAGGAGATCAAAGGTGACCCTCTGTAAATAAGCATGCCAGAATAAAACTGACACTGGCTTATTGCCTGTGCAGAACAGGAAGCAGGGAGCTAACTGTGTGTCACATGCACTGAGGGGAAAaagaaacccccccaaaacacagCACAATGAGCTGAGACAGATCAAAGACCAGATGAGAGGAAGTGATAAAGAGAAATGTGGGGATGAAGCTGCACAGTTTGGTAATGTGACATGTTTTCGCGAGACATAAAATTTAGAAGAATTAGTATGATTAATGACTGGAGTCCACATGCAAAGGATGGAGAAAGACCAGAAAACAGATACATGTAATCTCACAGGACACTTGGCTAATGTTGGTCTAAGGTTTGAAGTGTGGGCTTGGTGTGGATGTGTGGAGGCACAGCAGCAGATTCAAGGGACAGAATTTAAAGTGGATAGAAGGATAAGGGGAGAGGGGTTGACTAAACTTTAAACTAAACTGATTTTGGCTATTTTTTTAAGCGCTAACAATACAAACtaccttttttaaattacagcttTTCTCCATTATCCGATAAGACACAAAAGCCCCAACATTATTGTATAGTGATAAACAAAAGTATATTTTTGAAATTCTTTTTCAATTCTTTATTCTATTCGTCCTTTTATGatttcagctttattttaaaCTCAGTTTTAAATTTCTATATAAAGTTGATCAAATAGTGGAGAAAAACTGTGAAGCTAATTATTTACCCAGTAATATCAAACAGTTTAAACACTTTGCATCGAACATCTCAACACTAAACatccagtttaaagttttaagattaaaaatatTCAGCATTAATTCTCCAGTGGAAGCTGCTGCTCCTATATTTGGAAATAAAACAGTTTGTGCCATAAAGATTTAAATACTCACCCTCATCGCGGGAGTAGTCTTCTCCAGAGTGAGGCTCAAACAGGTAATCTCCAGTGGCCAGCTCAAATGCCTACAGGAGGACAAACTGAGTACGCCTCTCAACGACCGATTGCAAACTAGAACAGctgcatatatgtatgtaataATGTTATTCATGTGTGTTCTCCTCACCATGCAGGCGGTGCTCCAGATGTCAGCAGGAGTGCTGTAACCGGCTCCTATTAGGACTTCGATGGAGCGGTACTGCCTCGTCTGGATGTCCTCTGTAAAGTGCTTATGCTGTCCGCGAAATAAGAGGAGAGGAAGGATATTTGTTACTAAAAAATTTAATTAGGatttatcaataaaacataGTCCCCTTCTTACATCTTGATATGTTTTCGTCTGATCAGGGTCCACTTGTGTTTCATCTTTGGAAACCAAACCCTGTTAAATTCTCGTGTGCAGTCCTGCCTTGCCGAGTGCAGCTGGCTCAGTGTGTGTTACAGGCTCGATCTAGACATGTGTGGGGTGCTTTTATTTACACTTTCATCTGTTGTTTTGTGAGACTGTGTGTAATTGTTGTGCGCAGGATTTGGGATCAGATTAGCGCATCTGAACGATGGGTTCTAGCGGCGTTAGCTGCTGGAACGCGCCTCCTGCCAGTACATTCGTTTCAACAGCCGGTCTCTAATAATGGctgctgcacaaaaaaaaaaaaaaaaaaaaatcctgctgaAAGCAGAGCTGTAATTGGACCACTGAAGGAAACTCAGAGTTCGATGTTATGCTGcttcttgtttttctctctaaACCTCATTAAAATATCTGGACCTGTGCAACCTGTGGCGACTTGCCCGCCTACACAGgtttcaaatatgaattcttACAGTGAATAACAATCATTTATAGAGGGTACACAGAATGCACCTCCAGAAACTCTCAGGCCTCTCTGAGTATGAATGTGAGCTATTATGTCTTTAAAAACTACAGCATAATGCACCTGTGGTCACCTCTGGTTACAGCCTCTGTACAACTCattattctttttgttttcaacaGAAGATAAAAGGCttcacctttcactgtttaaaaatagtcaaaataaaataatattaaactcCAGCTGCTTTCTTACCACCCAGCATGCATTTCCAAGATCAGCGATTTTGACTCGAATAGAGTCTGCGTTGCGCGGATCTAGAGGGTTGATCAGAAGATCTGCAGCTCTGGCTCTGACTGTCAGGGGACATAACGGGACAGCGCAGGATTAACACATACAGTAAGAGACAGGGTTTATGCACCGTAATGTTCGAATAGgcgtgcatttaaaacaaggatCATTTGAGTTTTTTCTCTGGAAATCGTGCCAGTCATCAAGTTACATGAGCATCCACTGGCAGTATCACTAAGCCATGTAAAGAAGTAATGTGATGAGAAATTTGGCACCTTAATTCATTTACTGATACTAAAAAGAAGGCTGTAGATGGATGTTAggtcaaaaaataaaaccctAAATGTATTTGGACACTAAAATGTAATAATGAGAAACAATATTATACTACAAAGTAATAACATAATACAAGGTAAAATCAAAACACAGCAGTGGTTATTCATGTTAGGGTGATCTATAAAAGTACATAATATGCCGGTctcaattttttatttaaatttattattaatattgagAGGAAGTCCAGCAAAACAAAATCGTGTCAATACTATATGAAAGCAATCAGATTAATGCAGATGAAAATAACTGACACGTAGTATTGGCTGTACATAGTGGTCTCATCATATACtcactcagttttttttttaatatttcaggaTATTATTTTTACACACTGCTAGGCTTCaaagttaaatattaaaatatactttTAGAATGAATATTTTAAATGGATCAATAAATGATTGAAATtccactttttattattaatattatttttagtttGAATGTTATATTATGTTTATTATACATATAAAATCATGCTGTGATATTTCAAATatgctaaaataaaaaagtttatgAAAAAACAAGATGGGACAACAGTAACACTTCAAAGGCAACTACAATAAGAGCTTACGATAACGGTTCCTAATAAcgagtttaaatttgttcaacAAAGTTGTGTAGTTAGAACcactgcactgcacaaagtttaCTCAGACTTGGACTTGTTTGAAGTTGGAAATAAATCCTGTAATTAAAGTAAAAGTTTAGAGGCAACTGGTGATACTGAATCACAACAAGGACTTCAGACAATCACTTCAGTGAGATCTTAAATAATGTCTGAGTGTTTCTGGGGGcctttttagcttttattatGATGGGACAGTTGAGAGTAGACAGGAAAGCTGGAGGAGAGAGCTGTAGGAAATGCCCAGAGCTGTAGGAAATGCCCTATATCCCTCTGCAATAGCAGAGGGATATAGGTTCCTTTCTTCAACTCTATGAGCTATACTACCTGTTGTATGTTCCCTAACAATAAATAATGGTAGAAACTCTGAGGCACAAGAACTAAAACATATGTATTGATGGCGTGAAATGTTTTAAGCACTGTTGAGGTGAATAACAAGACTTTATAACAAGAAAAATGGTGGTAGCAGGAGAAATTGTAAATGGTATATTGtattaaaaaggaaataaaaatgtattctttCAGCTCAGACAAACAATGTTATTTTACCAGTCAGGACTTTTTTATTACCCAAAGCAAGAACACTAACTCAAACAAACAGTTTTGCACCAGACTATGGGGGAAATGAATTTACTGCTAAAGCAAATAGCATGAATAACCAGTAaaattagataaaaaaaaaacattaaatggcTTTTTTTATGGGTTTCAAACTGAGgcagaaatgaataaaatgaattaGTGCTACTGTCGATGTGCTTTAGTAATTGTCTTATGTTGAAGTGCTGTGTTAATACGTACACCGATGTGGTGAATTGTCACAGTGCTTACACAACAACGGgtaaaactttaaaattaaCTCATAGGCAGTTGTTTGACTTGATGGTTGTGTTGTAAGGAGATTGCTTGGCtggtgtctctctgtgctggaGCTATTGGGGAGTCTGATGAACTAAACCAATCCAGCTTAGTTAAGAgcaactttgttgttgttgcccgATGACATGGCCAGAGCTTGTGGATTATCAGACCATCAGTGGTTTAAATAGAGATAAGCCATTAATCAGCAACAAAGTCCAACTCATCTGGTCATAATTATCTCAAGAGCCACTTTAATAATGTTTAGTGAGTGTCTTTGTCAGGTCGCACACCTATCTAAGCATTTGCAGCAGTCTAAGAGCAAAGCTTTGTGGCAATTTCCAAGCGTCATTGGTCTCTTTTTTGCGGGTGATGCGAGCTAATGTCTCAGTGCTTCACATGACAGAGGTGTGCATGAGTCAATGGGTGAGAGAGATTGGAGTGGACAGTGCATTAGTGGGCGGTGGTCACAGTGTTTTAGCCCATCACTCCATCACAAAACAGTTactgacatttttaatttgatcaCATCTGGCATATTAATTTTCATGTTATACCTGTACTGGATGGTTGCTACACCCACTATCATTAAAATCAGTACTATTTTTCAGCCATCGTCGCTTACATACTCAATATTAAAGTCTGAGTTTTGAAATTGCTAATTATGTGTGCAGTTCCGTTAAAAATCTGTAATCCTATCTTACCTTTCGGTGTGTCTCCCGTGCTCGAGGAGGACACGGTGCGACTGCGGTCTGCAGTGGGGCTGTTGGGTGAAGGTCCTGCTTCAATGTCTGCCGTACCGACACAAATGGTGTTTCCCGGCTCGGGATCCAGAGGCAAGTCGGGAAAAATGGGAATGGTACCTAGATGCCGCTCACTGGAGCCATTGGTGAGTCCTGGCTCTCCAAGCTCGCCGTTATACATCTCATAACCAGAGCTCAGAGAGTTGTCCCTGTCTGTGTAGCTGAGCTCAGACTCCACCAGGGGGCAGAGAAGAGGCTCTGGGGTGGGGGAAGGAGGCGGAGGCGTGCCTGGGTTTGGTTTCAGTCCCTCAGAGCCTAACAAAACATGGCCGTTGGTTTTGACCGAATTGGTTTTATTGTTGTGGGGTTTGATGGGGGAGGTGTTATCTGTGAGGAGGTCAGTAGCCGTGtcatcatcctcatcttcctcctcctcttcctcctcctcctcttcttcgtcctcctcctccccctcttgCTTCTTTGAAACCTCTtcttccaccaccaccaccaccacctcctgcTCTGTTTTGCTCTCACTCTTTGGCTCCTCTGTCTCtttatcctcctcctcctcttcttcttcttcttcttcttcctcctcctcctcctcctcttcttcttctgctaccttctcttctgtttcctcctcctcattctcATTCTCTGTCCCTTTTaatccctcttcctcctctgcctctTCTGGCTCAACCTCTGCTTGTGTTGGATCTCCGCAGCCTTCCTCTGAGGCGGGGGGAATAGGGGCATCTTTTTCAGCGACAGGCGTAggctcctcttcttcttcctccgcCTCCTCATCAGGGTCATCATCTGTGATGTGGGTTGCCTCGCTCTGCTCCTGGGGAGGCGCTGCACCTAAGATggagaaaaaagtaaaacattatAGACAGTTGGTGGGCGGGAGGAAGATGTACAGTAAGTGGAATCAGACAAGATGTAGGCAGAGAGAAAAGGAGcatgaaaagagaagaaagatcGGAGTGAAGGTAGCAAAGCGAGAATACAAGAATGAAAGAGGCAGAAGGTGCAGAGAcagagggtggaggagggagacGGAGAAAgacgtttttctttctttctttttttttccctctcgtGAATCAGCCGAGGCTTCCATACACAGCAGGACTAGCGTGGGTTGAGTGATTGGAGCCAATCCACATCCTATTCATTCACAGACAGACTAAAACCAAAACCATACAAATACTCACACGTGACGCAGATCTGTCAAAGCCAAGATCTGCTCTGGGATAACTCAACTTCTAGCTATTCACAACCtgaatacagttttttttttttaattaattgctCACTTTTCCCTCAGTGTATTTGATTGGAAACAATAAATGCAACCAGAACGTTGCAGCTTGGCGATTACATCCCCGGGCTGCAGGAAACATTTCCTTTAGCTTAAATGGAGTCCAAATAAGAGATAACTAACAGATAAGGAACAGTTATCGGATGCGGAGAACAATATATGTTCGACTTTCTGCAGCTTGTCTTCAGGCTTCCGattaacagtgttttattttttgcaacaTTCAAGCCCGCCTGATAATCAGACTCATTTGCCAATTTGTCTCACTTAAATTGAGACAAAGTGGCAAATTAAGTTCATCTGAAATCTGAAATGCTGGCGATGATTCAGAGCGccgaaaaaaaaacaggctgtGAGGAGGCAATGCAGCAGATTCGCTGCAAGTAGCAAACTAATTTACACAGCCTATAAATAGCCTACAGGATCACAGGAAACCACCAAACAAACATTAAGCAGACGTGACAGGGAATGTAAATGAGCCGAAGATGTCGCCAACTGGTATTTGAGTTTTTTTCTGGTGGACTGTAGTCGTGGTAACCTTTTTGAAGGAGGAGCAGGATGTAAGAATACATATAACATGATAATAACAGGTGTATTTATGTACTTTTGATAATTATAATGAGAAAAGTGTCTTTATGCATTTTTCTATTCCAAACAATTACAATTATAAATGATCAAAACACCTGAGTCATATCTGACACGCTGAAGCAGTACTGATTGATTCACAAAATGTCTGAATGTAGTAAAATTGCTTATCTTCACAGTCACCCTGCAGTCATGACTCACATGTATGATTAGTCAGCCTGATGGgcctctctcctccctcctcctcctcctcatcctctccGTCCTCCTCATCGTCGTCGTCATCGTCGCTGTCTCCCAGGGACGTGCTGTGGCCCGGAGGCGGTTGCGGCGGCTGCAGCGGTGAAGGCAGGTTGCGGTCGAGCGGCGCCTTCTCCCCTCCCTCTTTGGCCTTCTCTTCCCTCCTCTCTGCCTCCCTCTCCAGGGCTTCAATCTCCAGCATTCGCCTTTCCAGAAGCTCGGCTTGCcgcttctgtttctttttcagcttcttcttcttgttcttgGAGATCTTTCCAACCTGACGGgcgaaaatagaaaaaaaaaaaacaa is drawn from Pelmatolapia mariae isolate MD_Pm_ZW linkage group LG7, Pm_UMD_F_2, whole genome shotgun sequence and contains these coding sequences:
- the srpk2 gene encoding SRSF protein kinase 2 isoform X6, translating into MSSRKVMAIQARKRRPKGKKDKAGHHRRPDTQQKAPVTAPPPPPPPPPPPEPAGPPEPEEEILGSDDEEQEDPADYCKGGYHPVKIGDLFNGRYHVIRKLGWGHFSTVWLCWDIQVKNFVAMKVVKSAQHYTETALDEIKLLRCVRESDPSDPNKDMVVQLIDDFKISGVNGIHVCMVFEVLGHHLLKWIIKSNYQGLPLPCVKSIIRQVLQGLDYLHTKCKIIHTDIKPENILMCVDDVFVRRMAMEATEWQKAGAPPPSGSAVSTAPQLKPVGKISKNKKKKLKKKQKRQAELLERRMLEIEALEREAERREEKAKEGGEKAPLDRNLPSPLQPPQPPPGHSTSLGDSDDDDDDEEDGEDEEEEEGGERPIRLTNHTCAAPPQEQSEATHITDDDPDEEAEEEEEEPTPVAEKDAPIPPASEEGCGDPTQAEVEPEEAEEEEGLKGTENENEEEETEEKVAEEEEEEEEEEEEEEEEEEEEDKETEEPKSESKTEQEVVVVVVEEEVSKKQEGEEEDEEEEEEEEEEEDEDDDTATDLLTDNTSPIKPHNNKTNSVKTNGHVLLGSEGLKPNPGTPPPPSPTPEPLLCPLVESELSYTDRDNSLSSGYEMYNGELGEPGLTNGSSERHLGTIPIFPDLPLDPEPGNTICVGTADIEAGPSPNSPTADRSRTVSSSSTGDTPKVRARAADLLINPLDPRNADSIRVKIADLGNACWVHKHFTEDIQTRQYRSIEVLIGAGYSTPADIWSTACMAFELATGDYLFEPHSGEDYSRDEDHIALIMELLGKVPRKVVAAGKYSREFFTKKGELRHITKLKPWSLFDVLVEKYGWSHEDAGQFTHFLLPMLEMVPEKRASAGECLNHPWLNS
- the srpk2 gene encoding SRSF protein kinase 2 isoform X2 yields the protein MSSRKVMAIQARKRRPKGKKDKAGHHRRPDTQQKAPVTAPPPPPPPPPPPEPAGPPEPEEEILGSDDEEQEDPADYCKGGYHPVKIGDLFNGRYHVIRKLGWGHFSTVWLCWDIQVKNFVAMKVVKSAQHYTETALDEIKLLRCVRESDPSDPNKDMVVQLIDDFKISGVNGIHVCMVFEVLGHHLLKWIIKSNYQGLPLPCVKSIIRQVLQGLDYLHTKCKIIHTDIKPENILMCVDDVFVRRMAMEATEWQKAGAPPPSGSAVSTAPQLKPVGKISKNKKKKLKKKQKRQAELLERRMLEIEALEREAERREEKAKEGGEKAPLDRNLPSPLQPPQPPPGHSTSLGDSDDDDDDEEDGEDEEEEEGGERPIRLTNHTCAAPPQEQSEATHITDDDPDEEAEEEEEEPTPVAEKDAPIPPASEEGCGDPTQAEVEPEEAEEEEGLKGTENENEEEETEEKVAEEEEEEEEEEEEEEEEEEEEDKETEEPKSESKTEQEVVVVVVEEEVSKKQEGEEEDEEEEEEEEEEEDEDDDTATDLLTDNTSPIKPHNNKTNSVKTNGHVLLGSEGLKPNPGTPPPPSPTPEPLLCPLVESELSYTDRDNSLSSGYEMYNGELGEPGLTNGSSERHLGTIPIFPDLPLDPEPGNTICVGTADIEAGPSPNSPTADRSRTVSSSSTGDTPKVRARAADLLINPLDPRNADSIRVKIADLGNACWVHKHFTEDIQTRQYRSIEVLIGAGYSTPADIWSTACMAFELATGDYLFEPHSGEDYSRDEDHIAHIIELLGCIPRHFALSGKYSREFFNRRDHIALIMELLGKVPRKVVAAGKYSREFFTKKGELRHITKLKPWSLFDVLVEKYGWSHEDAGQFTHFLLPMLEMVPEKRASAGECLNHPWLNS
- the srpk2 gene encoding SRSF protein kinase 2 isoform X1, whose amino-acid sequence is MSSRKVMAIQARKRRPKGKKDKAGHHRRPDTQQKAPVTAPPPPPPPPPPPEPAGPPEPEEEILGSDDEEQEDPADYCKGGYHPVKIGDLFNGRYHVIRKLGWGHFSTVWLCWDIQVKNFVAMKVVKSAQHYTETALDEIKLLRCVRESDPSDPNKDMVVQLIDDFKISGVNGIHVCMVFEVLGHHLLKWIIKSNYQGLPLPCVKSIIRQVLQGLDYLHTKCKIIHTDIKPENILMCVDDVFVRRMAMEATEWQKAGAPPPSGSAVSTAPQLKPVSTTDVGKISKNKKKKLKKKQKRQAELLERRMLEIEALEREAERREEKAKEGGEKAPLDRNLPSPLQPPQPPPGHSTSLGDSDDDDDDEEDGEDEEEEEGGERPIRLTNHTCAAPPQEQSEATHITDDDPDEEAEEEEEEPTPVAEKDAPIPPASEEGCGDPTQAEVEPEEAEEEEGLKGTENENEEEETEEKVAEEEEEEEEEEEEEEEEEEEEDKETEEPKSESKTEQEVVVVVVEEEVSKKQEGEEEDEEEEEEEEEEEDEDDDTATDLLTDNTSPIKPHNNKTNSVKTNGHVLLGSEGLKPNPGTPPPPSPTPEPLLCPLVESELSYTDRDNSLSSGYEMYNGELGEPGLTNGSSERHLGTIPIFPDLPLDPEPGNTICVGTADIEAGPSPNSPTADRSRTVSSSSTGDTPKVRARAADLLINPLDPRNADSIRVKIADLGNACWVHKHFTEDIQTRQYRSIEVLIGAGYSTPADIWSTACMAFELATGDYLFEPHSGEDYSRDEDHIAHIIELLGCIPRHFALSGKYSREFFNRRDHIALIMELLGKVPRKVVAAGKYSREFFTKKGELRHITKLKPWSLFDVLVEKYGWSHEDAGQFTHFLLPMLEMVPEKRASAGECLNHPWLNS